One segment of Pleuronectes platessa chromosome 21, fPlePla1.1, whole genome shotgun sequence DNA contains the following:
- the LOC128427335 gene encoding actin-binding LIM protein 1 isoform X3 yields MKEKVLHTPDGCQPSPPAGKREIQCFRCGHQCKGEVLRVQNTHLHKKCFTCKVCGCDLAQSGFFMKSGDFLCPLDFQRLHGTLCNNCGEFVEGEVVTVLGKTYHPACFVCTICKQPFPAGDCVTFSGKDCLCQRCIQPVSPAPTDVKYSSNCTGCGRDIKNGQALLALGGQWHLGCFKCKSCRKVLSGEYISKDGLPYCERDYQIKFGIQCEACHKFITGKVLEAGDKHYHPSCARCSRCDKMFKEGEEMFLQGSTVWHPDCRDNSRTEDSYRPTRSSSESSCSRPGSCTPGSPGRTICAKVDNEIIDYRDLAAIPRVKAIHDIEYPDMISYKSVNNNPPAVDNKGSREDRSNPAESTGNLSETTEEGFEMRRNIPKSTSHGSFGVHTTYQRHSYTPGLSRSPQHFHRPALMLSPTLFSGNNETCSTSPLCPHFLPQTKDEGFHMYRRPPIYKQQDPNSPTSQALSLPGYGRNGLDPPRSADFSHYSDDRFRDFKLTCDSPHPLARLDRGMSMPNLLEPKVYPYEMLAVINRRRVKLPRDVDRTRLECHLSPGSFYEIFGMEIKEFYILPLWKRNDMKKSANLF; encoded by the exons ATGAAAGAGAAAG TGCTGCACACTCCAGATGGCTGCCAGCCAAGTCCTCCAGCGGGGAAGCGGGAGATCCAGTGCTTCAGGTGTGGGCATCAATGCAAAGGGGAGGTGCTGCGGGTCCAGAATACTCACTTACACAAAAAGTGCTTCACCTGCAAGG tgtgtggctGTGACTTGGCCCAGAGCGGCTTCTTCATGAAGAGCGGCGACTTCCTCTGTCCGCTGGACTTCCAGAGGCTCCACGGCACGCTCTGCAACAACTGCGGGGAGTTCGTGGAGGGGGAGGTGGTCACAGTCTTGGGGAAGACTTATCACCCAGCCTGCTTTGTGTGCACCATTTGCAA GCAGCCCTTTCCCGCTGGGGACTGTGTCACCTTCAGTGGAAAAGACTGCCTCTGTCAGCGCTGCATTCAACCTGTGTCTCCTGCTCCGACCGACGTGAAGTACTCTAGCA actgCACCGGCTGCGGTAGAGACATCAAGAACGGCCAGGCTCTGTTAGCTCTGGGCGGCCAGTGGCACCTCGGCTGCTTCAAGTGCAAATCCTGCAGGAAAGTGCTGAGCGGAGAATACATCAGCAA AGATGGGTTGCCTTACTGTGAGAGAGACTACCAGATTAAGTTTGGGATACAGTGTGAGGCATGTCATAAGTTTATAACAGGAAAAGTTCTGGAG GCAGGAGACAAACACTATCACCCGAGTTGTGCAAGATGCAGCCGATGTGACAAGATGTtcaaagagggagaagagatgTTTCTGCAAG GGTCGACAGTGTGGCACCCGGACTGCAGAGACAACAGCAGGACGGAGGACAGCTACAGG CCCACTAGATCCTCCTCTGAAAGCTCGTGCTCCAGGCCGGGCTCGTGCACCCCGGGGAGTCCTGGTCGAACGATCTGC GCAAAAGTAGATAATGAGATCATTGACTACCGAGACTTAGCGGCAATTCCCAGAGTCAAGGCTATACATGATATAGAGTATCCTGATATGATATCCTATAAGTCTGTGAACAACAACCCACCTGCTGTGGACAACAAaggcagcagagaggacaggTCAAACCCTGCAGAG TCAACAGGAAACTTATCAGAAACCACAGAG GAGGGCTTCGAAATGAGGAGGAACATACCGAAATCCACAAGCCACGGATCTTTTGGAGTTCACACCACGTACCAACGACACAGCTACACTCCAGGTCTGTCCAGATCGCCACAGCACTTCCACAGGCCAG CATTGATGCTTTCTCCCACTTTATTCTCTGGCAACAATGAAACCTGCTCCACTTCCCCTTTATGTCCTCACTTTCTCCCTCAAACCAAAG ATGAAGGCTTTCACATGTACAGGAGGCCTCCAATTTACAAACAGCAAG ATCCAAATTCACCCACATCCCAAGCTTTATCTTTGCCCGGATACGGTCGCAACGGCCTCGATCCG CCTCGGTCAGCTGATTTCTCCCACTACAGTGATGACAGATTCAGAG ATTTTAAG CTCACCTGTGACAGTCCACATCCATTAGCCAGACTGGACAGAGGAATGTCCATGCCTAATTTGTTGGAACCAAAA GTCTACCCATATGAAATGCTCGCCGTGATCAACAGAAGACGAGTGAAGCTGCCGAGGGACGTCGACAGAACGAGACTGGAG tgCCACCTTTCCCCGGGTTCTTTCTATGAGATATTTGGCATGGAGATCAAAGAGTTCTACATACTCCCACTCTGGAAACGTAATGACATGAAGAAGAGTGCAAATCTCTTCTGA
- the LOC128427335 gene encoding actin-binding LIM protein 1 isoform X1, with product MKEKVLHTPDGCQPSPPAGKREIQCFRCGHQCKGEVLRVQNTHLHKKCFTCKVCGCDLAQSGFFMKSGDFLCPLDFQRLHGTLCNNCGEFVEGEVVTVLGKTYHPACFVCTICKQPFPAGDCVTFSGKDCLCQRCIQPVSPAPTDVKYSSNCTGCGRDIKNGQALLALGGQWHLGCFKCKSCRKVLSGEYISKDGLPYCERDYQIKFGIQCEACHKFITGKVLEAGDKHYHPSCARCSRCDKMFKEGEEMFLQGSTVWHPDCRDNSRTEDSYRVSRAKAPCLDFYFPSRELKPTRSSSESSCSRPGSCTPGSPGRTICAKVDNEIIDYRDLAAIPRVKAIHDIEYPDMISYKSVNNNPPAVDNKGSREDRSNPAESTGNLSETTEEGFEMRRNIPKSTSHGSFGVHTTYQRHSYTPGLSRSPQHFHRPALMLSPTLFSGNNETCSTSPLCPHFLPQTKDEGFHMYRRPPIYKQQDPNSPTSQALSLPGYGRNGLDPPRSADFSHYSDDRFRG from the exons ATGAAAGAGAAAG TGCTGCACACTCCAGATGGCTGCCAGCCAAGTCCTCCAGCGGGGAAGCGGGAGATCCAGTGCTTCAGGTGTGGGCATCAATGCAAAGGGGAGGTGCTGCGGGTCCAGAATACTCACTTACACAAAAAGTGCTTCACCTGCAAGG tgtgtggctGTGACTTGGCCCAGAGCGGCTTCTTCATGAAGAGCGGCGACTTCCTCTGTCCGCTGGACTTCCAGAGGCTCCACGGCACGCTCTGCAACAACTGCGGGGAGTTCGTGGAGGGGGAGGTGGTCACAGTCTTGGGGAAGACTTATCACCCAGCCTGCTTTGTGTGCACCATTTGCAA GCAGCCCTTTCCCGCTGGGGACTGTGTCACCTTCAGTGGAAAAGACTGCCTCTGTCAGCGCTGCATTCAACCTGTGTCTCCTGCTCCGACCGACGTGAAGTACTCTAGCA actgCACCGGCTGCGGTAGAGACATCAAGAACGGCCAGGCTCTGTTAGCTCTGGGCGGCCAGTGGCACCTCGGCTGCTTCAAGTGCAAATCCTGCAGGAAAGTGCTGAGCGGAGAATACATCAGCAA AGATGGGTTGCCTTACTGTGAGAGAGACTACCAGATTAAGTTTGGGATACAGTGTGAGGCATGTCATAAGTTTATAACAGGAAAAGTTCTGGAG GCAGGAGACAAACACTATCACCCGAGTTGTGCAAGATGCAGCCGATGTGACAAGATGTtcaaagagggagaagagatgTTTCTGCAAG GGTCGACAGTGTGGCACCCGGACTGCAGAGACAACAGCAGGACGGAGGACAGCTACAGG GTCAGCAGAGCAAAAGCACCCTGCCTTGATTTCTATTTCCCCTCACGTGAACTGAAG CCCACTAGATCCTCCTCTGAAAGCTCGTGCTCCAGGCCGGGCTCGTGCACCCCGGGGAGTCCTGGTCGAACGATCTGC GCAAAAGTAGATAATGAGATCATTGACTACCGAGACTTAGCGGCAATTCCCAGAGTCAAGGCTATACATGATATAGAGTATCCTGATATGATATCCTATAAGTCTGTGAACAACAACCCACCTGCTGTGGACAACAAaggcagcagagaggacaggTCAAACCCTGCAGAG TCAACAGGAAACTTATCAGAAACCACAGAG GAGGGCTTCGAAATGAGGAGGAACATACCGAAATCCACAAGCCACGGATCTTTTGGAGTTCACACCACGTACCAACGACACAGCTACACTCCAGGTCTGTCCAGATCGCCACAGCACTTCCACAGGCCAG CATTGATGCTTTCTCCCACTTTATTCTCTGGCAACAATGAAACCTGCTCCACTTCCCCTTTATGTCCTCACTTTCTCCCTCAAACCAAAG ATGAAGGCTTTCACATGTACAGGAGGCCTCCAATTTACAAACAGCAAG ATCCAAATTCACCCACATCCCAAGCTTTATCTTTGCCCGGATACGGTCGCAACGGCCTCGATCCG CCTCGGTCAGCTGATTTCTCCCACTACAGTGATGACAGATTCAGAGGTTAG
- the LOC128427335 gene encoding actin-binding LIM protein 1 isoform X2, protein MKEKVLHTPDGCQPSPPAGKREIQCFRCGHQCKGEVLRVQNTHLHKKCFTCKVCGCDLAQSGFFMKSGDFLCPLDFQRLHGTLCNNCGEFVEGEVVTVLGKTYHPACFVCTICKQPFPAGDCVTFSGKDCLCQRCIQPVSPAPTDVKYSSNCTGCGRDIKNGQALLALGGQWHLGCFKCKSCRKVLSGEYISKDGLPYCERDYQIKFGIQCEACHKFITGKVLEAGDKHYHPSCARCSRCDKMFKEGEEMFLQGSTVWHPDCRDNSRTEDSYRVSRAKAPCLDFYFPSRELKPTRSSSESSCSRPGSCTPGSPGRTICAKVDNEIIDYRDLAAIPRVKAIHDIEYPDMISYKSVNNNPPAVDNKGSREDRSNPAESTGNLSETTEEGFEMRRNIPKSTSHGSFGVHTTYQRHSYTPGLSRSPQHFHRPDEGFHMYRRPPIYKQQDPNSPTSQALSLPGYGRNGLDPPRSADFSHYSDDRFRG, encoded by the exons ATGAAAGAGAAAG TGCTGCACACTCCAGATGGCTGCCAGCCAAGTCCTCCAGCGGGGAAGCGGGAGATCCAGTGCTTCAGGTGTGGGCATCAATGCAAAGGGGAGGTGCTGCGGGTCCAGAATACTCACTTACACAAAAAGTGCTTCACCTGCAAGG tgtgtggctGTGACTTGGCCCAGAGCGGCTTCTTCATGAAGAGCGGCGACTTCCTCTGTCCGCTGGACTTCCAGAGGCTCCACGGCACGCTCTGCAACAACTGCGGGGAGTTCGTGGAGGGGGAGGTGGTCACAGTCTTGGGGAAGACTTATCACCCAGCCTGCTTTGTGTGCACCATTTGCAA GCAGCCCTTTCCCGCTGGGGACTGTGTCACCTTCAGTGGAAAAGACTGCCTCTGTCAGCGCTGCATTCAACCTGTGTCTCCTGCTCCGACCGACGTGAAGTACTCTAGCA actgCACCGGCTGCGGTAGAGACATCAAGAACGGCCAGGCTCTGTTAGCTCTGGGCGGCCAGTGGCACCTCGGCTGCTTCAAGTGCAAATCCTGCAGGAAAGTGCTGAGCGGAGAATACATCAGCAA AGATGGGTTGCCTTACTGTGAGAGAGACTACCAGATTAAGTTTGGGATACAGTGTGAGGCATGTCATAAGTTTATAACAGGAAAAGTTCTGGAG GCAGGAGACAAACACTATCACCCGAGTTGTGCAAGATGCAGCCGATGTGACAAGATGTtcaaagagggagaagagatgTTTCTGCAAG GGTCGACAGTGTGGCACCCGGACTGCAGAGACAACAGCAGGACGGAGGACAGCTACAGG GTCAGCAGAGCAAAAGCACCCTGCCTTGATTTCTATTTCCCCTCACGTGAACTGAAG CCCACTAGATCCTCCTCTGAAAGCTCGTGCTCCAGGCCGGGCTCGTGCACCCCGGGGAGTCCTGGTCGAACGATCTGC GCAAAAGTAGATAATGAGATCATTGACTACCGAGACTTAGCGGCAATTCCCAGAGTCAAGGCTATACATGATATAGAGTATCCTGATATGATATCCTATAAGTCTGTGAACAACAACCCACCTGCTGTGGACAACAAaggcagcagagaggacaggTCAAACCCTGCAGAG TCAACAGGAAACTTATCAGAAACCACAGAG GAGGGCTTCGAAATGAGGAGGAACATACCGAAATCCACAAGCCACGGATCTTTTGGAGTTCACACCACGTACCAACGACACAGCTACACTCCAGGTCTGTCCAGATCGCCACAGCACTTCCACAGGCCAG ATGAAGGCTTTCACATGTACAGGAGGCCTCCAATTTACAAACAGCAAG ATCCAAATTCACCCACATCCCAAGCTTTATCTTTGCCCGGATACGGTCGCAACGGCCTCGATCCG CCTCGGTCAGCTGATTTCTCCCACTACAGTGATGACAGATTCAGAGGTTAG